gttttaagacGATGTTGGTAATTGTCTTTAGCTCTGATGTATTAGAACAGAGTTAAAAGCATATTGTCTTCTTTGGGATTACACTCAGGGGTCTGAAAggcagtttgatttttttttttttttaacacacttGAAAAAAGGTTGGAGTAACCAAACGTTCATATATAACTTGGTGAGTATCAACctgttgtgtctttatttaattttacatctTTTTGAAGCACTGCCACAGGTTATCAGCCAAGGTGGCCTTCCTTCAAGTCATGCTGCTTTTTTGAAAGGTGAATTTCAACACATTTAGTGCCTCTTTCATTTCTCAGTATATATTTCAAGAGCTTTTGATGAAATTTATAGGATGGTAATGATGGAATTGTCACCTGTATGGGGAATACTTTTACTACTCAGAAATGAATTTATGTGCTGCCATTTGCTATGAAGTTGAATGTTGTATggtttgaaaaaagaaatgacaatatAGAACATCCCAAGGCTATTCTATAGAGTTTGAAGATTGAGTGGCATTAACTCCCTTACCTGCCAGCATTCCCAATGCCCTTTGTCTATACCAACCCCTAGGATAACAAAGGGATTTTCCAACTAAAGAAAAATTGTCCACTGATATTTAGGATTTACTTTTCCCCAGTACCTGTCACTATGGAAAACTATAAATAACTTTCAAATTTGAAACTTAAAAGGGgagtaacaaaaacaaaacaccactgTAAACACATCAAAGGTTCATTCTGACAGAAGTAAGAATTTCCAAACCCTTGCTAAATTAAGCCTTATGCAACTCCTGAGCGTTATAACCTAAGATGTGCAACCTATGAAGCCAAGAGTGAATTGGTGTTTTATTTATATCGTCACCCAAATAAAAttcctgtgcatttttaaaattaaaaacaaaaaacaaaaaaaactaagaatataGTTCATTAACAAATGTGATCTATTTTCTGTTAAATTGGGTGTTAGTTCCCTagtgtttcttaatttctttttagaaagcgtatttttattatttttccagtgAAAAGATTTGTttgaatttaaacatttattaagacaGTACCTACTATAGGAGATCCAAATACTGCAGTCAATTAgactttaatttctaaataaatactcTTTCATTACCCAAAAGATTAAAAtccctaaaaaaaagaaatgtgatgaGGTAGGGAATGGCAAGTAATTTAAGCATTTTTGATCCTGTAATCATGATGTTATTACAATGAAGGGAATTCACAAACTGCTGCCAGAgggaaatattttcaattaaagcttaaaaaaggaaaggaaaagacctacatttatttaaaaatgtatttcttccaAGCTTAACTCTTAAATCTGGAGAGTAAACTTAAACATcctaaacaaagttttatttataattttgaattgtcAATTTGTATTTTGCTACTGATCTGTGAACAACCATTTTAATTTCTAGTCATCTCTAGgcatatttaaaaaggaaaacatttatatgcttatataattgcaaaataaatcaactataaaaaagaaagagagaattggTACTTGTATGTTTGCAGATAGGTTCCATTTTTCATGCTGAATAGATTATAACCTTGTTAACTATGCATAGGCCTAAGAAAGATGGCAATGAACTGTGCATGTAAATTTTAAATGGGTATTTTGTGCAATTCATTAAAAGATACTATATGAatatgattctatatattgaaATCAGAAAACTTACCAAACGAAAAACATCAGAAGCTGCTGCCATAATGACTATTTTCTACTGTAGGCTGCTTTGGAAATAATTCCCATATCCTTGCTTTGTAAGTTGATGATATCACTATGCATTTctacacattttataaatttgatttttgcaGATTTTGATACACTGTATGTTTCTGTAGAAATtgtataaatattcaaaattttattagGGTAAATTTGAGAAGCTTATATATATCTTAATTCCGGGTTGCTTATTTTTtaggtgagaaaaaaataaaattgtattttaatccATGGGTTTTTTTCAGTACTTAAAATCATTTCTAAGTCTAAAACACTCCATTTGAAAGAATTACTTGATTTTACTGTTTACAAGAAACACTTAATAGctaaaatattataaactataGTTATTAGTCGAGTATGTGCTTGAGCGTTGGTTAGAAATCTGCTTCGTGTGCTTAGAATATTCAGAGCTTATCTATCAATAAGAAggaaacagatttatttttaccTGTTCATCTGTgtatagaaaaatttttaagtccctcattcaattataaaaaataacccTAGCAACATATATCTTTCTTGGCAGTGTATTCTACAATATAATTGcctattgaaaacaaaaatgtctttaaatCAGAATTCTTTACAGCCTGACAGATCAAGTAAGTAGAGAGAagtgaagagaaggaaagcaTAACCAAAGTGAAATTAGAGATAGTCCATAGGACTTTGTGGTACAGAACATGACATCTCAAGAGAAAATAAACCTGCTAACAGATTCAAGTAAGTAGCTGTGTTGATTTGATTTTTCTCACAACTGACTTGTCTATtgtattgttttctaattcttaGCTGTGGTAGAGGTAGgctaagaaatttgaaaaagtgACATGGCACCAGACTAGAGTAGAGGAGGGCTCACTTATTTTTTAAGATACATTCTCTCACAGGGATCTTGAAGTATATATTATTTCTAGACAAAATGTAAttggaaaaaaatccatatttaactttttcttaaGCCCCTTATAAAAGatttcaacttttttaaaaaaaaactcacatTTAATTCAGTGAAAAACATGACAGGTACCGGACCAGAGCCAAATACCTAATAGGCCAGTAGTTTAGGTATGTGAAAATTATTCCatgtgaaagcatttttttttttaaagtattgagcACTATGAAAATGTATTATTCATTAGAAACAATCTGTTgcaagaaaatggacaaaagtcaGAGAGAATAGTACTTGGGAATTAGAAATTAAAGGAAGGATTATCTCTAGGTTAGATTCAATAATTGTTTTGCaattctttaagatttttaaatgccCATAATTGAGGTTGGTAGATTTTAATTTTGAGTGAATTGGGTCTGGGGCCTGCATCTGAGCAGATGTGGAATAGAAGGCTCCTTCATTTTCATAATAAGAATGTTGTTACAATCTGCTCATCTGAATGGTAGTATAGTGTGGTGGTGGACTTTGAAGTTTGCCGTATTTGAATCTTTGGTGCACTACAAATTACAAATTACCCATGTGAACTTCgatgagttacttaacctctataCCTCAGTTTTAAGTGGGGGAAATATAGTGCCTATTGTATAGGGTTgttattaagattaaatgagttaacatatataaagtgcttagaatagttcTTGGCACAAAGTCAGAGTaatataaatgttaactattattatctAGCTTCAAAGTCTTAATCTGTCTTTAATAAGAATTAGATAGCTACCCTGCAGAGACCTCTATAAAggctatgtgtgtgtatgcatgtgtttcATATATCAGATATCATTACCCCTACTTTATGAATTAAGGAGAAAAGCTCAAAAGTTAAACTGGAGGTAAAATGGTTACCGTAAGGGAAAAAATCATCTCTACCTCATGCCATTCACATAGCATGTGTAGAATGCAGTTTTCAGTGGCCTAATTCAACCCTTGGTTAAAACTAAGTGCATCTTGAAGAATATCTAAGATAGTGTATCCCTTCAAATTATCTTTAAATGAAATTTCTCTTAGGCTTTTGATATGAGCAACTAAACTGCAGCTGTATTAAAGATTAAATgtccaaaacaaaactaaaacttttACAGAAAGTTTTAGAAAATAGAGATAGAATTACAGTTCTGGCGATGACATAGTAATTGCTATTGAACTTATCCTGCTATCCCACACAACTATAAAACTGGGTAAATATATAGGGCAACTGTTTTCAGGAACTGGATAAAAGGCAAAGCAGACTgatatttaaaagaagagaaacacaCAAGGTGAATCCCAGGTTCACGATGTCTTGTCTACCTGGGAGAACTTTCCCAACTATGTGTAAGGAATGGAGCTCAAAGTAGTGATCACTGAGCCGAGGAGGCAGAATGGGAGTTTGGGGCTGCTTTGAGACTGCTGGAATTAATAAGGCAGGTTACTGGAGGGAGTGCACTTGAGTACTTTAGGACCTGTACAGGAATTTTTCTAGCACTGCCATCTGCAGTAGCAAAAACTCTGGGAACCTGAAtgcccatcaacaggagaatggatgaCTTGTGATTTAATCAAACTATGGAATATTACACAGTGATGAACATGAATAAACTAGTTATAATCAAGTTTTAGTAATAGCATTGAGTGAAAAAGACAATTCCCGAAAGACTTCATGAACCAAACTTTTATAAATATCAAAAGTAACTAAATAAACATTAAGTTGCACATTTATTCATGataggttaaataacttgcccaagttcacagatTTAGAATTGGGGTCAAGGACATAGTCAGCTCTGGTACTCAATATCCCGAGAACCTCATAGAAGGAATTTCTATTTGATGCTGGAAAAAACTCTCCTAAAAGAATACGTTTTCCATGTAACTTCTTTAATTTTCCTCTCCACCTTGACTGTCAAGAGTCTCAGAACTGAATCTGATACTCTATTATAGCATCTGTActaactgatatatatatataggtatgtAAATTAGCtaatattcattgagcatttactgttCTTGCCACCAGGGTGTCTTAAACATACTACCTCATTCACTCCCCGCCTCCtacttaaaattctatttttacagataaagaaactgagaggTTATGTGTTGTCTGATGGTACCAAGCCAGTAAGAAAGAGAGCCTTATTCAAACTCTGGTTCCTAAGCCTAAGCTCCTAACTACCTCCCTCTTAATTTCGTTCATAACCTTGTTTTTTCCCttcatgtgtttatattttattcttttttttctttgtatacaCCATCTCATCTTTTTTGGAAAAGTGTGGAGAATCAAAGAATAATACATAAATGTGAATGAACTATAGCATTATACTATCTCTTACCTGTCCTAGGACAGCCCGAGTTGATTGCCATGTCTTCCTGAGGAAAGGAGACTGGACCAGATGATATAAAGGCCATTTCCAGTCTAAAATTTGTTGCTACACATTgcttaaaagttatttttctttccttttaacacGATAATCTAATTGTACTCCTGAGTCACTATATTCTATAGATGTGGAAACACTGAGGATAAGCTTCACTACAAGAGAAGTCTATACTGTTAAGTACTAAAGAATAAAGGCCTAGGAGCACAATGAAGTTTCATTGAAACCTCAGAAACAATGTCTATATTTACCTTTACTACAGAATAATAAGTTAAATTTCCAGTCAGGGCAAGAAGCgtttcttatctataaaaacaAAGCTCAGGGACCagctccgtggctcacttgggagagtgcagtgctggtagctaCAAGgcggcaggttcggatcctatatagggatggccggtgcatgtcaggaaaaaaaaaaaaaacaaaaaccaaagcttAGCTGGCATAAACTTTTAATGACAGACCTGACTGAAGTAAACATTCTTATTAATAATCTTATATTTACCTATACTTTATAGAAGTGGTATACTGGCAACTCGGGCAGAATCTTACCTATAGACATGTTTTCTTTGATCCCCAAATTTGAATTCATtgccaatatttaaaattcagatttcacatttttaaaatctagatttCTGGTTTCACTTGAAAACTTGGGAGATCTCGGAATCCTAGACACACATTTCCATCCAGCAACAGAATTGAGCTAAATAGTAGCTGTCCCCTTTTATCCTGGGCATTTGTTTACAAATATACATAGCACAGTTTCTGGCACTAGGGATACAGTAGTATACGAAAACAAAAATTTcactgccctcacagagcttacattccTGTATGCTCCCCACATCCAGCCCTTTTCCTTTTCTAGCCTCTATAGGTCTTTGCATTTCCTACTgtcagtattctttctttctctaaaaatGTCAGTCTCCAAAAATGTCATTGTTTAGACAACAAAGAACTAGTTTAAAAATGGTATTTCTAGAGAGGtgtgaagttttattttaaaaggactaGATCTTATGCAGTGGCATAACAGTTCCTTTAGCTTTCTTCCTGCTGTTccccaagaaataaaattactacTTTGTAAAACACTTTAAGTGGCATATGTAGTAGTGGAAAGTGAGGTTTAAGATAATGCTTTATTTGTACTATTCTAAGACAAGCTTATGATTTACTACTTAAATGATGCTGTTAAGCAAAATACTTAACCAAAAAAGCATACTGTCATCTATTGACCAAGTCTGAAGTTAAGTGCTTTCCTATGTAAAGGATCTTAGGATCTTTTTCAGTACCCTGCTTTTATAGATTAAGATTAAAAGTAGTGGCTTACATTGGAAGAGAAATTAATTTGAGCCCCTACCTCAGTCctttcaccaaaataaattccagaaggatcaaagatttaaatttttttaaaaaggtaagaaaacaaaagataattgTTTTTATAATCTTTGAGTGGGAAAGGCCTCCCAAAGCCATAAAAGAATTGACAAATTTGcctacataaaaataagaaatctctATGAAGAAAGCATCATAAACAAAGGcaagacaaggagaaaaatatttacaatatatgtCACAAAGGGTCATTTTCCTTCATATGTAATGCTCCCACAAACTTAATAAAAAGACCAATGAGACAAAAGAccacaggaaagaaaacacaaaaatgacTCTTAAAAATTACTAAACTCATAATAGAAGAAACCATGTTTTTTATATATCAGAATAACAAAGACTGAGAAGTTTGAGAACTCTTATGTTGCTGAGAGGAAATAGACACTCCAAAACATTCATTGCTGTGGAGAAACAAAGCACAGCAGCAGCTTCTCTCATATATTAAGTACAGGTTTTAGCTATTGTAATTAGCAAATTTTAGAACATGTATCCCCATGGGCCCAGCTACTTCACTTATAGAACTTTTTTCACATGTGAAATCACAAGGATATTATTCATAGCAATATtgttcttaaaacaaaaaaatacaacaaatatttgtagagaACTTGTTGAATTTTGATCTATTCAATGGGATACTACAGATAGCTATTTAAAAGAACATGTCAGCTCTTGAGAACAATCTATAAAGTGATGAAATTAAGAATATAAGCTTCCATTTGTATAATACCAATATATATACTTGTACATGTAGATATGATTATTTATCCTTACGTCTTTCCTGAAGGATAATTTATTGCATTATTGGGGTTGCTTCGTGGGAGGGCAAGGTAACTGGGAATCAAGGAAGGATATGAATTACCCActacatatttttacattttgtacCATCAAGATAtgacctatttttaaaaaggaaaaaaaaaggtttttataCACATACCTCCAAGTAGTGGCTGATCTGGTGTAGAAGCTAATTCCTACCTCATTTCAGTGCTTTCCAATCAATATGTCCATTCCTTGAAGTTACCTAGTTTTGATTATTGAAAAGCTTACTGGTTTAGTCTTTCAGAAGGATTTGGAATTTTGATCCACACTTACAGAATATAAAACATTAGCCAGGCAGAACCATCTCAAACCCTGAGGTTATTCTGGAGCAGCTCCTGAGTTGTTCTTAGCGTACaaacttaaaatatatcttacatagagaacagaatgaaagacaTCACAAAGACTTCCAAAAAGGTGACAGGGAACCCAATAGGTATGCTCCATGGGTCTAATTTGTACATTTAGAAATTCTTAAGGAAACAGATTTTAGAAATTCGTATTTAACATCTATTTAACATCTCTTCTATACACTACGTACTGTCTTAAAATACCTTACGTTTTCATTTAATCATACTGTAAAATAGGTACTGACCACTTATAATAGGGGGAGAAATAAGGTAGTGCTAGTCAACTGGGATTCACACCTAGGTATCTAAAATACATTATCCCAAATGTTTTGGTGTATTAAATTACCTAAcaccagaaaacaaaatttacttttcattttgtgaTCAGTGAAAGCCTCAAACTGGTATGTGTATATCAGGATATAATCAAAAGAAGGCAATCATAAAGATGTTTGAAGATTTAACTTGAATCCATTTGCTCCGGTAATTATGCTAATTATATTAACAAAACTTTGGTTAGTATTTTCtgtttaagaaatgaaataaacctTACCAAATATTTATTCCAAATATGACATGAGACACAACCAAGTCTCCTGTGGTTGGAAAATAAGAATCCTGACTTTTGTAAAAACTTAATAGGTAACCAAGATTGTCAAGTTAAACTATACTGTTGTCCACAAATAGGTTTCTTCTGTAAGAATTTAGCCAACGGTCAACTTTCACTAGAAACATCTAACAAGTATTCAAAACAGTTATCTTAACTCTGCTTCCTCAAACAAGCATTCCTAAAATTACCCTTCTCCTGTAAATATAAATCCTAGTGAAATTTAGTTAAATTTGTTATGGGAAATCATGATAACCATCTCAAATGCTTTCTTAGACAAATCCTAAAGCTTAAGaccaaactgattttaaaaaagatataactCAAAATCTACTCTGGTATTCTACCTTACACTACTAGTTCAGCTTATCAAGAGAAAACTTAACCTTGttgctaatgatttttttttttttttagttcatgtGCTTTTAGGTATTGTTCACCATCCTCTTTTTCCTCACATTAAAGGaaattttcccccaaaataaagtgttaagttaaaaaaaaaaaaaaaaaaatcctttgggaGTTTTGTTAGCTAATAAACGATATGTCAAGAACAAAACTTAATTGTTCTGCAAAACTGCATAAGTTCTTATAGTTCATTAAGTTCCAGGTCCGCTTTTTTAAGAacaatttgcaaatataaatatgggcatgtttgattttctttttaacccttaaaatgttttaaataactgCCTAAGAActaagcaaaaatacaaaaacgTTGACATGGCATCACTCTTAAAGTGTTTCTTCAAAGTGAAAACTAATTTAGCATATTAAGACAAAGACAATAGAagtaatatacataattttattacaaaacttttttaaaaaaacacaaaatgcaaTGTCCTAAAAAACCCAAAACGTACTACAATACTAATTCCTATGAGTTTGCTGTGCTACCATACACAAGAAATTAAACCATTAAATatttaggaacattcaacatcagaAGCTTTAAAATCTAACTGTATGAAGTAGCCCCTCAAAAAGCTACaacctgcatttttaaaaaagtattttctctacAAAGAATCTTATCAGCTATACAAAAATCTGTACAATTTTTATACTGAAGCTAATATTGAGCTGCACTTGAATTCACATTCTTAGCAAAACAATTGCCtgagcgcacacacacacactccacacccATCATTACAGGATAGCCATTTATTCTTCAtcttcatcctcttcctcctcatcatcatcatcttcctcttcctcctcatcttctGGTTCATTCTTCTTCTTTGAGCCTGTTGGCCTGCCAGGACCCTTCTTTCCTGCTTCACTTTTGCCCTTGGCACGGTATGCAGCAATATCCTGAAATattgtcaaagaaaataaaatcagcatcCGGTATCATTACCCAACTTGTGAAAACCACTTAGTTGTAAACAATCTAAAATTATTGACCAATAACCCTGCTAACTGTCTAAAAAAGTATTCAGAGCCTAACTCAGTTTTGAGAGTGTTTGTTCCCTCTAGGCTTTAGAAAGCTAATGATGTAAAATGATAAAGGTTACATTAGATTAACATCAGTACTACTTTCACTATCAATACCCATTTACCTCATAGTCCTGCCCACCCCCAACACTTCACAATTCAGATACATCTACATAAAACTATACGTTTGGCCCTCTTTTTTAAACTAGCAGACATACAACTACAAATGAGTCTATATGCAGGAATTTACCCGTGGCACTGGTTTCAGTCACAATTTTAATTATGCCTTTTCAAAACAGCTGGCAACCATTAATGTAAGATTATGTAAATTTCCCAACTTTCTACAGTTCATACTTATTTCTAACCCACTTCTTTAGGAAATACCTACCTGATTTTAATCTCAACTTTAAAAAGGTAAGAAGACAATGTACCTTTTCATATTTCTCCTTTAGTTTAGCTGCTTTCTGTTCATATGGTTGCTTATCTTTTGCTGACTGTTCAGACCACATTTCACCCAATTTTTTTGCAGTATCCCCAATGGATAGGCCTGGGTGTTCACTTTTGATCTTTGGGCGATGTTCAGAGCAAAACAGGAAGAAGGCAGATCTGAAAGGAAGCAACAGAGTTAATAAATTGAGCAAAACATCCAAGGGGCAATTtggttcattttaaaataaacttacgGTGGCCTTTTAGGAGCATTgggatcttttttctttcctttcttatcaCCTTTGGGAGGAACATAATTTTTCATCTCCCTGTCATAGCGAGCTTTGTCACTTTTTGCCATATCTTCAAACTTCGACTTTTCCTTTGCAGACATGGTCTATGGGCATAAAATGAGCaggaaaaatacagtaaatagcTATAAACAAATCCCCCAAATTAACATCACCTTCAAGGACGACATTTCCCTTACTTAACAGCTTTTTGCTTCCGTAGTCTTAAGTTAGTAAAAACTTAAGGTCTGCCTAAAATACTTGTATCAGTCATCAAGGCAACAAAGCTGAAACTTTATTAGTTACCTGCCTGCTTAAGGCCCTGGCCAAAAAACACACCTGAAAGCCCTTGGCTCTGAATTCCTGTCTCACCTTCCATCTCTCCGAACATTTCTTGGAGAATTCGGCAAAATTGACGGAAGAGTCTGGGTGTTTCTTCTTGTGCTCTTCCCGGCAGGTCTGCACGAAGAAGGCATACGAGGACATTTTGCCCCTCGGCTTGTTGGGGTCTCCTTTACCCATGGTGACAGACGGTGTCTACCTAGTAGTGTGAAAGCCGGGGGGTCGGCGTGCAGCCCGCAGCTGCCAGGGTGGGCGCCGGCTGAGCTGAGCTTCCCGCCCAAACCCGCGCCCCCCCTGCCGCTTCGCTTCTTCTGAGGGCGGCCGCGGGCGCCCGGCTCCCCAGCTCCGCGCACACACCCTCCTCCCGGCCCCTACCACAGCAGCCGCGGCCGATTACCCCTCATGCGCGATCAGCAAGTTTCTCCGCGAGGCCCCAGACGCCGCCGCCGCCCCTCACCGAGGCCGGGAACGCTGCGGGCGCCCTCGAGAACCCCTTCCTGACAGAAATGTCCTCCGGCGTCCCTTCACTCAATGACTAGGGGCCTCGCGACCGACCTTCAAAAAACTACTGGAACCGGACCCGGGCGAGATTCCCGCCCTCCACAGCCCTGGCCCTCATCGGCCCGCACCGCAAATTCCGCTCGCCGCTCACCGGGTCGAACCCCGAGAGCCACAGCGCCGAGACCGGGTAGAGGGTTCTGAGGGAAGAGGGAACGGCATGCTCACGAACCCAAGGAGCTTGGAGGGGACTCTTGCCTGGTGCGAGGTTCTCCTCAGAGTCCCACAGATTGGCCGAACCCAACAGAGACGCTTCCTCCCAAGGCTCCGGCGTGAACTGGTTTATCGCTAACGCAATCCTTAGCCTCTTGTTTTGCAGAGTTCTCCGCGCCACGGCAACTTGACGAGCCCAGCCAcaggccccacccccagctctctgATTGGTTATGACTATCATTCAAACCCGAAGAGTCCCCGCCCCCTTGCCAGGGTGTCTTCCGATTGGCCGGTGTCTCGCGAGGCCCGTCCCTCCAGCCTCAGCCTAGCAGGTTCGGTGGGTCGCCCAGGTCGTTAACTCCCAGACCCGTTAGAACCGGTCAGGAGAGGAATGTACTGCTCGATCCTGATTGGCGGCGGGAAAAGGGTTTGAAAAATGGCGGGCCTGACGCTGACTGGCTAGAGCTGTAAGGGGGGAGTGGCAGGCCCGAGGGTTTGCCCCGCCAGATTTAAAAATACGAAGACGAGAAACTGGGGGTGGTTCTCAAGGGGTTGGCAGCAGTGGCTCTGTTTGCTGGCTCTAAGGTGACAGAAGAAGCCTGTCCTGCGCCTCATCCGACCACAGTTTAGGTCCTGTCTCTCCTCCGACCCAACCCGGCCCCGCAGCGTTGGCTCCTGGGAGCTGTAGTCGCTCTGCTCCATGGCCCCGCAGGGTCACCTCTTCGTCGTCCAAAGGATAATAACTGGTGAGAGACGGAGGAGTTTGCCCTGCTGACCGATTGCCCAGCTCCTCCCGTTGTCACTGAGGCAGACTCCGAGGAGCACAAGGCGGGGCATCTCGGAAAAGGTGTGGGGGTCGCGGGAGAGTAGCTGTTGCCCCCTCTCTTGGGGTGTTGCAAAACGATCTTAAGTAAGGCACTTCCCGCCGAAGGGGTTTCCCTCAGTTGGCCCCTCCCTCCCGCCCCTCTTGGTCCCGCGTGTCAAATACTGGGAGGTAAACAAGGGCGCCCTCCGGGTCGTTAGGGGCGGAGGCCGTGACCGCCCCCGCACCTCAACCCAGCGCTGGGCGGGGAGCCGGGGTCCTGGCGGCTGTACCCTTGGCTGCCCTAGCCTTCGCCTGGTTATTCACTGTCTCGTCCCTCTAAggtgatagtttttaaaaattgagaatcgCATAAAAGCAAGGGATGctctctaccccacccccagtTGCATATATTCGCCACCTTTATACAGCCGCATTGTAAGGCTGCAACAAGCGCGGGTTAAGAACCTCGGTTTTAGTGTCTAGTGAGAGCGCACCAAAGCTACCTTAACTTACCGCTTAGCAGCGTCACAAGCTGCTTTTCCCAAGGTAGGAGGGCTTTAACTGACATCTTAGTATGCTATTTCGGTGTTTAGTTTTgagagtttgttttttattttttctgtattattgGCCTATATGTTGTACTGCCAGTTTCAAcagattttaagtattctgtgTTATATTTTCAGTAAACTCACGGGCATTTGTTATATGCTCCTATTTGGTTTGAAAATAGTTCTTAAGAACCAGCAGTTATTTATCTAGATTTACTAATAAAAACTAGATTGTAAAAAGTGTATTTTCcttggaaatggatagtggttgcccaacattgtgaatgtgcttaatgccagtgaatcatacacttaaaattggttaaaatggtaacttttattttatggatgttttactacaaaaaaataaagcggCATTTTTTTAGAAGTATTTTCTTGTGTTTAAGGGTCTCAGAATTTTATTACTCATCATCCTTGGTTTCTAACATTATTATGTAGGCGTGAAACATATATCTACAAAAT
Above is a window of Cynocephalus volans isolate mCynVol1 chromosome 13, mCynVol1.pri, whole genome shotgun sequence DNA encoding:
- the HMGB2 gene encoding high mobility group protein B2, producing MGKGDPNKPRGKMSSYAFFVQTCREEHKKKHPDSSVNFAEFSKKCSERWKTMSAKEKSKFEDMAKSDKARYDREMKNYVPPKGDKKGKKKDPNAPKRPPSAFFLFCSEHRPKIKSEHPGLSIGDTAKKLGEMWSEQSAKDKQPYEQKAAKLKEKYEKDIAAYRAKGKSEAGKKGPGRPTGSKKKNEPEDEEEEEDDDDEEEEDEDEE